The Haladaptatus cibarius D43 genome window below encodes:
- a CDS encoding 2-oxoacid:acceptor oxidoreductase subunit alpha: MTDDELIWRIAGGSGDGIDSTSQNFAKALMRSGLDVFTHRHYPSRIRGGHTYVEIRASDEEVKSRGDNYNFLLALGDSFARNPQEEAYYGDEEIKPLTENLDELREGGVIIYDSGLLDTDDVPNFDQRVEENDWHVFDLDLRGLAKEYGREIMRNTAGIGATCAIIGLELDVVEELMTDAMPEKILEPNLEILRESYEDVKENYDTDVGVTVPESEHEEEPVLISGSHGIAYGAMDEGCRFIAGYPMTPWTDVFTIMTQHLPDLGGISEQVEDEIAAAALAIGASHAGAKAMSGSSGGGFALMSEPLGLAEITETPLVLVESMRAGPSTGMPTKPEQGDLEHVLYTSQGDSNRVVFAPGDARESYIQTRKAFELAYNYQIPTIVLYDQKLSGGHQTVPESVFDEEPNPDIGKVVTEEEIEEGERLAGRFKRYRYDGEDGVSPRSLPGQKGGNYLASGNEHNEAGHISEDADNRVTQMDRRMSKLDAIRDELDAMDESHQTVYGDEDADYAILNFGSTKGAVEEAVDVLNDDGHSVKAMNVSDMLPFPKGEVNSFLEDVDEALVVEMNATAQFRRHIQGETGRHGDILYSLLKYDGNPFEPADIVDGFESQLDGSAEPAHNTRIESARGD, encoded by the coding sequence ATGACGGATGACGAACTAATCTGGCGAATCGCAGGGGGTTCCGGGGACGGAATCGACTCGACGAGTCAGAACTTCGCAAAAGCCCTGATGCGGTCGGGGCTGGACGTATTCACGCATCGACACTATCCGTCGCGCATTCGCGGTGGCCACACGTACGTGGAGATTCGCGCGTCGGATGAGGAAGTAAAATCGCGGGGGGACAACTACAACTTCCTCCTCGCACTGGGTGACAGTTTCGCTCGAAACCCACAGGAAGAAGCCTACTACGGCGACGAGGAAATCAAGCCCCTAACGGAGAACTTGGACGAACTCCGTGAAGGCGGAGTCATCATTTACGACTCCGGACTGCTCGACACGGACGACGTTCCGAACTTCGATCAGCGCGTCGAGGAGAACGACTGGCACGTCTTCGACCTAGACCTTCGCGGTCTGGCCAAGGAGTACGGCCGTGAAATCATGCGAAACACGGCCGGTATCGGCGCGACCTGCGCCATCATCGGCCTCGAACTCGACGTGGTCGAGGAACTGATGACCGACGCCATGCCGGAGAAAATCCTCGAACCTAACCTCGAAATCCTTCGTGAGTCCTACGAGGATGTCAAGGAGAACTACGACACCGACGTTGGCGTGACGGTTCCCGAGAGCGAGCACGAGGAAGAACCCGTGCTCATTTCCGGCAGTCACGGTATCGCATACGGTGCCATGGACGAAGGGTGCCGGTTCATCGCTGGATACCCCATGACGCCGTGGACAGACGTGTTCACAATCATGACCCAGCACCTCCCCGACCTCGGTGGAATTTCCGAACAGGTCGAGGACGAAATCGCCGCCGCCGCGCTCGCAATCGGTGCGAGTCACGCAGGAGCAAAGGCGATGAGTGGGTCGTCCGGTGGCGGATTCGCGCTGATGTCCGAACCGCTCGGACTGGCCGAAATCACCGAAACGCCGCTCGTTCTCGTCGAATCGATGCGCGCAGGGCCTTCGACGGGAATGCCGACGAAACCGGAACAGGGAGACTTGGAACACGTCCTGTACACGAGTCAGGGCGACTCGAACCGCGTCGTCTTCGCGCCAGGTGACGCGCGCGAATCGTACATCCAGACGCGAAAGGCGTTCGAACTCGCCTACAACTACCAGATTCCAACAATCGTCCTCTACGACCAGAAACTCTCGGGTGGACACCAGACGGTGCCGGAATCGGTCTTCGACGAGGAACCGAACCCGGACATCGGAAAGGTCGTCACAGAAGAGGAAATCGAGGAAGGAGAACGCCTCGCCGGTCGATTCAAGCGATATCGCTACGACGGCGAAGACGGCGTCAGCCCACGCTCCCTGCCGGGACAGAAGGGCGGCAACTACCTCGCCTCCGGTAACGAACACAACGAGGCCGGACACATCAGCGAGGACGCGGACAACCGCGTCACGCAGATGGATCGACGGATGTCCAAACTCGACGCCATCCGCGACGAACTCGACGCGATGGACGAGTCCCACCAGACCGTGTACGGCGACGAGGATGCCGACTACGCTATCCTCAACTTCGGTAGCACGAAAGGCGCTGTCGAGGAAGCCGTGGACGTGCTGAACGACGACGGCCACTCGGTCAAGGCCATGAACGTCAGCGACATGCTTCCGTTCCCGAAAGGCGAAGTCAATTCGTTCCTCGAAGATGTGGACGAGGCGCTTGTCGTCGAGATGAACGCCACGGCGCAGTTCCGTCGCCACATTCAGGGCGAAACCGGTCGCCACGGCGACATTCTGTACAGCCTGCTGAAATACGACGGTAACCCGTTCGAGCCAGCCGACATCGTGGACGGTTTCGAGTCGCAACTCGACGGCAGTGCCGAGCCAGCACACAACACGCGGATTGAATCCGCACGGGGTGACTGA
- a CDS encoding thiamine pyrophosphate-dependent enzyme, whose protein sequence is MSVFNAIDEERDIDVNEFTPSLEPQATWCPGCGDFGVLKALKQAMPEVGRTPDETLLVTGIGCSGKLSSYFQSYGFHSIHGRSLPVARAAKLANPDLEVIAAGGDGDGYGIGGNHFMHTARENHDMTYIVFDNEIFGLTKGQTSPTSPKGHKSKTQPHGSAKSPIRPLSLALTSGASYVARTAAVNPNQAKEILAEAMEHDGFAHVDFLTQCPTWNKDAKQYVPYIDVQDSDDYDFDVHDRREAAEAMQEAEESLYDGQVLTGRFYIDEDRPSYQQEKQSTGDMPETPLAERYFDDDYEWERSYDLLDRHK, encoded by the coding sequence ATGAGTGTATTCAACGCAATCGACGAAGAACGAGACATCGACGTGAACGAGTTCACGCCCAGCCTCGAACCACAGGCGACGTGGTGCCCGGGCTGTGGTGACTTCGGCGTCCTCAAGGCGCTGAAACAGGCCATGCCTGAAGTCGGTCGAACACCGGACGAGACGCTTCTCGTCACCGGTATCGGCTGTTCCGGGAAGCTGTCCAGCTACTTCCAGAGCTACGGCTTCCACTCGATTCACGGGCGTTCCCTGCCGGTCGCACGCGCGGCCAAACTCGCCAACCCTGACCTCGAAGTCATCGCCGCAGGCGGTGACGGTGACGGGTACGGCATCGGTGGCAACCACTTCATGCACACCGCCCGCGAGAATCATGACATGACCTACATCGTCTTCGACAACGAAATCTTCGGCCTGACGAAGGGGCAGACCTCGCCCACGTCGCCGAAGGGACACAAATCGAAGACGCAACCGCACGGCAGTGCGAAAAGTCCGATTCGACCGCTGTCGCTCGCGCTCACCTCGGGTGCAAGCTACGTCGCCCGAACCGCGGCGGTCAACCCGAATCAGGCGAAAGAAATCCTCGCGGAAGCGATGGAACACGACGGGTTCGCACACGTGGACTTCCTCACGCAGTGCCCGACGTGGAACAAGGACGCAAAGCAGTACGTCCCGTACATCGACGTGCAGGACAGCGACGACTACGACTTCGACGTTCACGACCGACGTGAAGCGGCCGAAGCGATGCAGGAAGCCGAAGAGTCGCTCTACGATGGACAGGTGCTGACTGGCCGGTTCTACATCGACGAAGACCGACCGTCCTACCAGCAGGAAAAGCAGTCGACTGGCGACATGCCGGAGACGCCGCTCGCGGAGCGGTACTTCGACGACGACTACGAGTGGGAGCGAAGCTACGACCTGCTCGACCGTCACAAATAA
- the lrpA1 gene encoding HTH-type transcriptional regulator LrpA1 produces MSTESTEDRILQVLESDAQASYSEIANRAGVSKPTVRKYIEKLEDEGVIVGYSAEIDPKKLSSQSIALVGIDVESERYVKATRLLKELSDIETLYTCSGDHMLMAEVRAPNGDAVGDVISDEILSIDGVSAAHPSFLQERLK; encoded by the coding sequence ATGAGTACTGAATCGACAGAAGACCGAATCCTTCAGGTGTTAGAGAGCGATGCGCAGGCGTCGTACTCCGAAATCGCGAACCGCGCGGGGGTTTCGAAACCGACGGTTCGAAAGTATATCGAGAAGTTAGAGGACGAAGGCGTTATCGTCGGCTACTCGGCGGAAATCGACCCGAAGAAGCTTTCGAGCCAAAGTATCGCACTCGTCGGAATCGACGTAGAAAGCGAACGCTACGTAAAAGCGACACGGTTGCTCAAGGAGCTATCGGACATCGAAACGCTGTACACGTGCAGCGGCGACCACATGCTGATGGCGGAAGTTCGCGCGCCGAACGGTGACGCGGTCGGCGATGTCATCAGCGACGAAATCCTCTCCATCGACGGCGTTTCCGCGGCACATCCATCGTTCCTCCAAGAGCGTCTCAAATAG